The Puniceicoccaceae bacterium genome includes the window ATGGAAAACTCTCGGGCCTGAAAAAAGAAGACCGGCGTGAAAATGCGGACGGACGTCTCAACGCCGACGATGAATATGCCAAGGAGGATTTTGCCGACTTCGCATTGTGGAAAGCCTGGAAACCCGAAGATGGTCCCAATAAGTGGGAAAGTCCCTGGGGGCCTGGGCGCCCGGGCTGGCACGTGGAGTGCAGTGCGATGAGCATGAAATACCTTGGGGAATCCTACGACCTGCACTCGGGCGGAGTGGATCTCCTGTTTCCGCACCACGAAAACGAAATCGCGCAGAGTGAGTGCTGCACGGGGAAACCGTTTGTTCGCCACTGGTTCCACCTCAGTCATCTGCTTGTGGATGGTGCCAAGATGAGCAAGTCATTGGGCAATCTTTATACGCTCGAAGACATCGAAGCCAAGGGATACACTGCTGAGGAGCTGCGTTACGTGCTGATCTCCGGGCACTATCGGCAGCAGCTGAATTTCACGTGGGAATCGCTCAACGCTGCACGCAGCGCGCTCGCCAAACTGCGTCGATTCGAATCCATCCTAAGAACTCAAACAGGGAATAGAAAACTTCCTGAAACTGAGGGATTTGCATCCTTCGAACCCGTTCTTCAGGCCATGGCTGATGATCTCAATGTGGCCAAGGCGCTTGGACGACTGTTTTCGCTGATTTCAGAGTTGGAGAGAGAACCGGGACAACTCAATCCAGAGACCCTTGCAGCCTTTGAAAAGATCAAGTTTGCATTTGGATTTCAACTCAAAGAACCCACACAACATAGCGTGGCGGTGCCTGATGAAGTGCAGCGTTGGGCGCAGGATCGATGGGAAGCCAAGCAAGCCAAAGACTGGGCACAGGCGGATGCCCTGCGCGCAAAGATCACTGAAGCTGGCTGGGTGGTAAAAGATTCGAAGGATGGTTTTGAGTTGAGTCCCGCAACCTGAGAAGGGCGATTTATCCAAACCTTATCCAAAACGGACTCATGAAGCGCATTGCGATTCTTCTCATTCGCTTCTATCAGCTCTTTTTGTCACCGTTGAAGGTATTCTTCGGTGCTGGAAATACCTGTCGCTTCACTCCGAGCTGTTCCCGCTACGCGATCGAGGCGCTCGAAATTCACGGACTGTGGAAAGGCTCATGGCTCGCGATCAAACGCATCAGCAAATGTCACCCATGGGGACCGTTTGGCTACGATCCCGTTCCACCCAAAACGGAGAAACAGGAAACACCGCCTGAGGTTTAAAGGAGGCCCCGTCAGCGATGCTCGCAGAACTCTTGTTTCGGGTTCACACCAGCACAGCATTGCTCATGAATTCGCATTCCTGGATTGACAGCTGAGATCTGCATGGCTCGCATGAGAACGATGCAAGATGATGATTTGCTCGAAAAGGGACGTGCCTACGCACAGCAGCTGACGATCTCCTCCCAGTGCCTGTCCTGCGGTATTCACTACACGGAAACCTTTGCCTGGTTCCGCGAACAGGAATTCAACTGTCCGGAGTGTGGCGGTCCGCTCGATGACACTCCCATCGTGAAGTTTGCCGAACAAGCCATTGAACGCCTGCGACGCATTCAACGAGGGGAACCCGTCGAAGATGCTCCAGAAGCGGATTCCTGACAGAAGAAAGCATCATCCCTCAATGCTACCCATTATTGAACGAGAGGCATCCCCCACTCTTCTCGCTGTTTCAGGCAGACTCTCATTCCAGCCAACCAAAATGACGTGCCCCTTCCAGAACACCTGAAGTGGATTCACCGATTGCAAAATAGACTGAATCTTCAGGAGTGTTGCCTTCTCGGATCGAATCCATCACTTGTTGTTTGACTGTTTCGGAAGTATTGCCCACCACCACGGATCGGATCGGACTCAAAAATACCTCAAGATCGTTACCCGAATCGCCGCAGAACATCAGTTGATCTGAGTTTAAGTTGTGATGATTGCTATGAAACCATTCGATGGCGAAGCGTTTGCTGACCCCTTTGGGAAGAACATCAATCAGGCCCAGATTTGAAAAGGGATCAACGCTTGCCGTCACCGAAAAGCTGAACTCACGCTGCTGGATGCGTTCGTTAACCGCACTGACACATTGCTCAAGGCGCAGTGCCTTGCATTCAAAGCTGAGCTTGTGCAAACCCTGCCGCTCTGGTGACTGCAACTGCAGTCCCGGGACATCGCTCAAGGCGTCCCCAAGTTGCTCCATCGATACTCCTCCACACAATGCGCTCAATTGTGCATCGTAGGGAGCATCACTCTCCCACTGTTGCCCCACTCGATTCCAAATGCGACTCCCAA containing:
- a CDS encoding HAD-IIB family hydrolase, which encodes MKATSSRFWLTTDLDGTLIPIDNTREAHGAALQRLGSAASERPDREIVFVTGRHLESVLQVLQKESLPTPHSIITDVGSRIWNRVGQQWESDAPYDAQLSALCGGVSMEQLGDALSDVPGLQLQSPERQGLHKLSFECKALRLEQCVSAVNERIQQREFSFSVTASVDPFSNLGLIDVLPKGVSKRFAIEWFHSNHHNLNSDQLMFCGDSGNDLEVFLSPIRSVVVGNTSETVKQQVMDSIREGNTPEDSVYFAIGESTSGVLEGARHFGWLE
- a CDS encoding DALR domain-containing protein, whose product is GKLSGLKKEDRRENADGRLNADDEYAKEDFADFALWKAWKPEDGPNKWESPWGPGRPGWHVECSAMSMKYLGESYDLHSGGVDLLFPHHENEIAQSECCTGKPFVRHWFHLSHLLVDGAKMSKSLGNLYTLEDIEAKGYTAEELRYVLISGHYRQQLNFTWESLNAARSALAKLRRFESILRTQTGNRKLPETEGFASFEPVLQAMADDLNVAKALGRLFSLISELEREPGQLNPETLAAFEKIKFAFGFQLKEPTQHSVAVPDEVQRWAQDRWEAKQAKDWAQADALRAKITEAGWVVKDSKDGFELSPAT
- the yidD gene encoding membrane protein insertion efficiency factor YidD → MKRIAILLIRFYQLFLSPLKVFFGAGNTCRFTPSCSRYAIEALEIHGLWKGSWLAIKRISKCHPWGPFGYDPVPPKTEKQETPPEV